A genomic region of Fundulus heteroclitus isolate FHET01 chromosome 24, MU-UCD_Fhet_4.1, whole genome shotgun sequence contains the following coding sequences:
- the LOC105921481 gene encoding RCC1 and BTB domain-containing protein 1 isoform X1, with product MVDVTKWPLFSLLSSEERATVRQACVFGTSANEAIYVTHANEVYAFGLNCSGCLGTGDSVSTIVPKKLDFLRGKKIVSLSYGSGPHVLLATEDGQLYAWGHNGYSQLGNGTTNPGLSPTAIAANLQNKKVTEVACGSHHSMALTHDGDVFAWGYNNCGQVGSGSTANQPYPRKVCGCLQGKTAVGITCGQTSSMALVDNGEVYVWGYNGNGQLGVGNNGNQLSPCRLTTLPGLCIQQVVSGYGHCLALTDEGLLYAWGANTYGQLGTGNKNNQLSPVQIMADKERVVEIAACHSTHTSAAKTQSGKVYMWGQCRGQLISLPHLTHFSSTDDVFACFATPSVMWRLVSMDHDDVMTVSEALRKEFDSPETADLKFSVDGKCIHVHKAVLKIRCEHFRSMFRSQWTEDQQEVIEIGQFSYPVYRSFLQFLYTDTVDLPPEDAIGLLDLATSYCENHLKRLCQQIIKRGITVENAFTLLSAAIRYDAEDLEEFCFKFCVNHLTQVTQTPAFWQVDGAMLKEFISRASRCGAFKN from the exons ATGGTTGATGTCACTAAATGGCCCTTGTTCTCACTGCTGAGCAGCGAGGAGCGAGCCACGGTCCGGCAGGCCTGTGTCTTTGGAACATCGGCCAACGAAGCTATCTACGTTACTCATGCGAATGAG GTATATGCATTTGGTCTAAATTGCAGTGGCTGCCTTGGTACAGGTGACAGTGTGAGCACTATCGTGCCAAAGAAACTGGACTTCCTGCGAGGAAAGAAGATTGTCAGCCTCAGCTACGGCAGCGGACCCCACGTCCTGTTAGCTACAGAAG ACGGACAGCTGTATGCTTGGGGGCATAATGGCTACAGCCAGCTGGGGAACGGCACCACCAACCCGGGACTTTCACCCACCGCCATCGCGGCTAACCTGCAGAACAAGAAAGTGACAGAGGTGGCATGTGGCTCGCATCACTCAATGGCTCTCACGCACGATGGAGAT GTGTTTGCATGGGGTTATAATAACTGTGGCCAGGTGGGTTCAGGCTCCACAGCCAACCAGCCCTACCCAAGGAAAGTCTGTGGCTGCCTGCAGGGGAAGACTGCCGTGGGCATCACCTGTGGACAAACGTCCTCCATGGCTCTGGTCGACAACGGAGAG GTTTACGTTTGGGGCTACAATGGGAACGGCCAGCTGGGAGTTGGCAACAATGGCAATCAGCTGTCTCCTTGCCGCCTTACTACGCTCCCGGGGCTTTGCATTCAACAG GTTGTATCAGGATACGGACACTGCTTGGCCCTAACAGACGAAGGACTACTGTATGCCTGGGGAGCAAATACTTACGGTCAACTAGGAACaggcaataaaaacaaccaGCTCAGTCCTGTCCAAATCATGGCCGACAAAGAGAG GGTTGTGGAGATCGCAGCATGCCACTCAACTCATACTTCAGCAGCCAAGACTCAAAGCGGCAAG GTGTACATGTGGGGTCAGTGTCGAGGCCAGTTGATCTCCCTGCCCCACCTCACGCACTTCAGCAGCACAGACGACGTGTTCGCCTGCTTCGCTACGCCCTCTGTGATGTGGCGCCTCGTGTCTATGg ACCACGATGACGTCATGACTGTCTCCGAGGCTCTCAGGAAAGAGTTTGACAGTCCAGAAACCGCCGACCTCAAGTTCAGCGTTGATGGGAAATGCATCCATGTCCACAAAGCCGTCCTGAAgatcag GTGTGAGCATTTCCGCTCAATGTTTCGCTCCCAGTGGACAGAGGACCAGCAGGAGGTGATAGAGATCGGCCAGTTCTCGTACCCCGTCTACAGATCCTTCCTGCAGTTTCTCTACACGGATACGGTTGACCTGCCACCCGAGGACGCCATCG gcTTGTTGGATCTGGCCACATCTTACTGTGAAAACCACCTGAAACGTCTGTGTCAGCAGATAATCAAGAGGGGAATCACTGTAGAAAATGCCTTCACCCTGCTGTCTGCAGCCATTCGATACGATGCAGAG gatcTTGAAGAATTTTGCTTTAAGTTTTGTGTAAACCATCTGACTCAGGTGACTCAGACTCCAGCTTTCTGGCAAGTAGACGGAGCTATGCTCAAAGAGTTTATCAGCCGAGCCAGCCGCTGCGGAGCCTTCAAAAACTGA
- the LOC105921481 gene encoding RCC1 and BTB domain-containing protein 1 isoform X2, which translates to MVDVTKWPLFSLLSSEERATVRQACVFGTSANEAIYVTHANEVYAFGLNCSGCLGTGDSVSTIVPKKLDFLRGKKIVSLSYGSGPHVLLATEDGQLYAWGHNGYSQLGNGTTNPGLSPTAIAANLQNKKVTEVACGSHHSMALTHDGDVFAWGYNNCGQVGSGSTANQPYPRKVCGCLQGKTAVGITCGQTSSMALVDNGEVYVWGYNGNGQLGVGNNGNQLSPCRLTTLPGLCIQQVVSGYGHCLALTDEGLLYAWGANTYGQLGTGNKNNQLSPVQIMADKERVVEIAACHSTHTSAAKTQSGKVYMWGQCRGQLISLPHLTHFSSTDDVFACFATPSVMWRLVSMDHDDVMTVSEALRKEFDSPETADLKFSVDGKCIHVHKAVLKIRCEHFRSMFRSQWTEDQQEVIEIGQFSYPVYRSFLQFLYTDTVDLPPEDAIGLLDLATSYCENHLKRLCQQIIKRGITVENAFTLLSAAIRYDAEVVRSGELLSSFAIVKT; encoded by the exons ATGGTTGATGTCACTAAATGGCCCTTGTTCTCACTGCTGAGCAGCGAGGAGCGAGCCACGGTCCGGCAGGCCTGTGTCTTTGGAACATCGGCCAACGAAGCTATCTACGTTACTCATGCGAATGAG GTATATGCATTTGGTCTAAATTGCAGTGGCTGCCTTGGTACAGGTGACAGTGTGAGCACTATCGTGCCAAAGAAACTGGACTTCCTGCGAGGAAAGAAGATTGTCAGCCTCAGCTACGGCAGCGGACCCCACGTCCTGTTAGCTACAGAAG ACGGACAGCTGTATGCTTGGGGGCATAATGGCTACAGCCAGCTGGGGAACGGCACCACCAACCCGGGACTTTCACCCACCGCCATCGCGGCTAACCTGCAGAACAAGAAAGTGACAGAGGTGGCATGTGGCTCGCATCACTCAATGGCTCTCACGCACGATGGAGAT GTGTTTGCATGGGGTTATAATAACTGTGGCCAGGTGGGTTCAGGCTCCACAGCCAACCAGCCCTACCCAAGGAAAGTCTGTGGCTGCCTGCAGGGGAAGACTGCCGTGGGCATCACCTGTGGACAAACGTCCTCCATGGCTCTGGTCGACAACGGAGAG GTTTACGTTTGGGGCTACAATGGGAACGGCCAGCTGGGAGTTGGCAACAATGGCAATCAGCTGTCTCCTTGCCGCCTTACTACGCTCCCGGGGCTTTGCATTCAACAG GTTGTATCAGGATACGGACACTGCTTGGCCCTAACAGACGAAGGACTACTGTATGCCTGGGGAGCAAATACTTACGGTCAACTAGGAACaggcaataaaaacaaccaGCTCAGTCCTGTCCAAATCATGGCCGACAAAGAGAG GGTTGTGGAGATCGCAGCATGCCACTCAACTCATACTTCAGCAGCCAAGACTCAAAGCGGCAAG GTGTACATGTGGGGTCAGTGTCGAGGCCAGTTGATCTCCCTGCCCCACCTCACGCACTTCAGCAGCACAGACGACGTGTTCGCCTGCTTCGCTACGCCCTCTGTGATGTGGCGCCTCGTGTCTATGg ACCACGATGACGTCATGACTGTCTCCGAGGCTCTCAGGAAAGAGTTTGACAGTCCAGAAACCGCCGACCTCAAGTTCAGCGTTGATGGGAAATGCATCCATGTCCACAAAGCCGTCCTGAAgatcag GTGTGAGCATTTCCGCTCAATGTTTCGCTCCCAGTGGACAGAGGACCAGCAGGAGGTGATAGAGATCGGCCAGTTCTCGTACCCCGTCTACAGATCCTTCCTGCAGTTTCTCTACACGGATACGGTTGACCTGCCACCCGAGGACGCCATCG gcTTGTTGGATCTGGCCACATCTTACTGTGAAAACCACCTGAAACGTCTGTGTCAGCAGATAATCAAGAGGGGAATCACTGTAGAAAATGCCTTCACCCTGCTGTCTGCAGCCATTCGATACGATGCAGAGGTAGTGCGGTCTGGAGAACTGCTCTCCTCTTTTGCCATAGTAAAGACTTAA
- the cdadc1 gene encoding cytidine and dCMP deaminase domain-containing protein 1 encodes MMEDSDRRNRAEPGRSGPHRETRESGSQTDSRIQGHGPRLSKVNLFTLLSLWMELFPLEQPEDGEDGQIHGTGLVVVQGGKVLGLHCSGAELHAGQSAIIQHGASLADCQLYFSRRPCATCLKMIINAGVSQISFWPGDPEISMLTSASPAHTSGGGAPLALTEEAVLDAVAIEKLKSNSRPHICVLLQPLAPGLVQFVEETSRESDFMERMTEDDPELNKEELFNRQRRRHFRDFSRQFLVGTSQQHKEILVQMGLENFCVEPYFSNLRNNMTELVEVLASVAAGVPQHNYGFYSENFATTVPPHAGYVSQEVARHCIIQARLLAYRTEDPKVGVGTVIWARGKSAGCRGTGCLDLVGCGYNAYPAGSKYAEYPQMDNKQEDRQRRKYRYIVHAEQNALTFRTRDIKPDEATMLFVTKCPCDECVPLIRGAGVTHIYTSDQDRDKDKGDISYLRFSTLKDISKFVWQRNPSLSSGPSPHANGRIGKHSRQTEPEYGNKKLCTKKTRDSPTVS; translated from the exons ATGATGGAAGACAGCGACAGGAGGAACCGAGCCGAACCGGGCCGCTCCGGGCCTCACCGGGAAACGAGGGAGAGCGGCAGCCAGACTGACAGCAGGATACAAG GTCATGGCCCCAGGTTGTCAAAGGTAAACCTGTTCACCCTGTTGAGCTTGTGGATGGAGTTATTCCCTCTGGAGCAACCAGAGGACGGCGAAGACGGTCAG ATCCACGGGACCGGGCTGGTGGTGGTACAGGGAGGAAAAGTCCTGGGACTCCACTGCTCCGGAGCCGAGCTTCACGCCGGACAGTCGGCCATCATTCAGCACGGCGCGAGCCTGGCCGACTGCCAGCTCTACTTCTCCAGGAGGCCGTGTGCCACTTGCCTTAAGATGATCATAAATG CTGGAGTCAGTCAGATCTCCTTTTGGCCCGGGGATCCAGAGATCAGCATGCTGACGTCGGCGTCTCCGGCTCACACCAGCGGCGGCGGTGCGCCCCTCGCCCTGACAGAAGAAGCCGTGCTGGACGCGGTGGCGATAGAGAAGCTGAAGTCCAACAGCCGTCCTCACATCTGCGTGCTGCTGCAGCCGCTGGCGCCTGGCCTGGTGCAGTTTGTTGAGGAGACGTCGAGGGAGAGCGACTTCATGGAGAGGATGACGGAGGACGACCCCGAGCTGAACAAAGAGGAGCTCTTCAAcag ACAACGCCGAAGACACTTCAGAGATTTTTCCAGGCAGTTCTTGGTCGGTACATCTCAGCAGCACAAGGAGATTTTGGTACAAATGGGCCTGGAGAACTTCTGCGTGGAGCCTTACTTCTCCAACCTGAGGAACAACATGACGGAGCTGGTGGAGGTCCTAGCTAGCGTAGCAGCTGGGGTGCCTCAGCACAACTATGGCTTCTACAG CGAAAACTTTGCAACCACAGTGCCTCCTCATGCAGGGTACGTTTCTCAAGAGGTGGCTCGCCACTGCATCATCCAGGCCAGGCTGCTGGCATACAGGACAG AGGATCCAAAAGTGGGAGTGGGTACTGTTATTTGGGCGAGAGGGAAGTCG GCTGGCTGTCGTGGAACAGGCTGCCTGGATTTGGTCGGTTGCGGGTACAACGCCTACCCCGCCGGCTCCAAGTACGCGGAGTACCCTCAAATGGACAATAAGCAGGAGGACCGTCAGAGACGCAAATACAGATACATTGTCCACGCAGAGCAGAACGCCCTCACCTTCAG GACGCGAGACATCAAACCGGATGAGGCAACCATGCTGTTTGTGACCAAATGTCCGTGTGACGAGTGTGTCCCTTTGATACGAGGGGCTGGAGTTACACACATCTACACCTCAGACCAGGACAGGGACAAAGATAAGGGGGACATTTCCTACCTGAGATTCAGCACCCTGAAGGATATCAGCAAGTTTGTT TGGCAAAGGAATCCGTCCCTTTCATCAGGTCCTTCTCCTCATGCAA ATGGACGTATCGGGAAACACAGCAGGCAGACTGAGCCGGAGTACGGGAATAAGAAACTGTGCACCAAGAAGACCAGGGATTCGCCTACTGTCAGCTGA